One stretch of Caloenas nicobarica isolate bCalNic1 chromosome 2, bCalNic1.hap1, whole genome shotgun sequence DNA includes these proteins:
- the AZI2 gene encoding 5-azacytidine-induced protein 2 — translation MEELVEDDICILNHEKADNTHKRDREIPVSSYSGDESVASHFALVTAYEDIKKRLKETEKENSFLKKRVRILEEKLLGSRLEEECSSVGREQVNKAYQAYREACIDRDNLKSKLDKMMKESAESLKTLNEQLQSKEVELLQLRTEVETQQVMKNLNCTQSSWEIEKLNSDLKVHSLEQDLEKLKQECNSLRNELQKSKQKDQAQEENPLNGDFLQKQDIQRSVQQAYWELKREMSNLRLVSEMQAEVLRKLKTNPTATKKAASTAPVQCVDLNISKLNLTSGVVYKKLSQNDRALCNAVSPPLPRDVRIPSERVTLQAWTDERPIPVDGKPFQEHHSYGKSSLEDNSWVFPSPPKPNENAFWEMKNKTTLLNCPADYLDQCNQNCLHKS, via the exons ATGGAGGAGTTGGTAGAGGATGACATCTGTATTTTGAACCATGAAAAAGCAGACAACACTCATAAGAGAGACAGGGAGATTCCTGTTTCATCTTACAGTGGAGATGAGTCTGTTGCCTCGCACTTCGCACTTGTCACTGCATATGAAGATATCAAGAAACGACTaaaggagacagagaaggagaactccttcttaaaaaaaagagtgagaatTCTAGAAGAGAAG CTGCTTGGCTCCCGACTGGAAGAGGAATGCAGTTCAGTTGGACGTGAGCAAGTAAATAAGGCATACCAAGCCTATCGAGAGGCCTGCATTGACCGAGATAATCTGAAAAGCAAACTGGATAAAATG ATGAAAGAAAGTGCGGAGTCCTTGAAAACCTTGAATGAACAGTTGCAGTCTAAAGAAGTAGAGCTGTTACAACTAAGAACTGAAGTGGAAACTCAACAAG TGATGAAAAATCTGAATTGTACTCAGTCCAGCTGGGAAATAGAGAAGCTGAACAGTGACCTGAAAGTGCATAGTCTGGAACAGGATCTAGAAAAGCTCAAGCAAGAGTGCAACAGTCTCAGAAATGAGTTGCAAAAATCCAAGCAGAAG GACCAGGCTCAAGAAGAAAATCCATTAAATGGAGACTTCCTTCAAAAGCAAGACATCCAGAG aagTGTGCAACAAGCATATTGGGAACTGAAGAGAGAAATGTCAAATTTGCGTCTAGTGAGTGAAATGCAAGCTGAGGTTCTAcggaaactgaaaacaaacccaacagcgACCAAGAAAG CTGCCTCTACTGCACCAGTACAGTGTGTCGACTTGAACATCTCAAAGCTGAATTTGACATCTGGGGTAGTCTATAAAAAACTGTCACAAAATGATCGAGCGCTCTGCAACGCTGTGTCTCCCCCTCTGCCGAGGGATGTAAGAATCCCCTCTGAAAGGGTGACTCTACAAGCATGGACAGATGAGAGACCCATTCCAGTCGATGGCAAACCATTTCAGGAACACCATTCTTACGGAAAGAGCTCTCTGGAAGATAATTCCTGGGTATTCCCAAGTCCTCCAAAGCCTAATGAGAATGCATtttgggaaatgaaaaataaaaccaccttGTTAAACTGTCCAGCGGATTACCTGGATCAGTGTAATCAAAACTGTCTGCACAAGAGTTAA